CTCGAGAAACGCCTCACACGCGCAGAGGAGCTGTTTGCTGATCATCTACGGGCGAGCAGACAGTCGCTGACGGCCTCTCTTCGGTGCCATTGTCGGTGGATGGGGGTGTTTCCCCTCACGAGTTTCTTTTGTCAAGCCTGGCCCAGCGGGATCCCCAGACTCCCAAAGCAAAGACGCCAACATCCCCATGGTCCAAACCTCTCCCCCATGGGCATACCAGCGGGGAGATCGATTCGTCAAGGACGGGTTCGTCTGCCACAGACTGGCGCGCCCTCGGTGGAGTGGTTAGGACTTCTGCATTGATCCACAGCTCGGCCAACTTCCGCTTTGAGCTCTAGCCCCGGGTGCTTTTCCGACGTTACACGACCTTACGAGACGCTCCCCGAATGAAATAAAAATGGGGGTGGCGCTCCTAGCAGACCGGCTCCATGAAATTTTCACTGCTGCCCGCCGCGGGGGTGGACCAAATCGTGCCATGGCCCAACTACACCCTATCCGAACATAGCGCGGCACGGGTATGGTGGCAGCGGGGCATGTATGTCCTTATAGGCAGATGGGGAACTACGGAGAACTCCGCTGCTACACCGCAGTCTTGCCCTGTGTCGGAGCccaactctctctctggAGGGTGTTGGTTGAAGATGGTCGGTGTCTGAGCCTGCCGCAGACGTACTTGAGCTTTCACAGGGCCAATGACAAAGGATTCCAACCCCCCGGCCTAGGCACTTGAGGAAACGGTCTTATGCCAAACCGCCTAACACCGGTAGCCGAATCTGGTCACAGCAACCGCCGGTAGGTGCGGTCAGTTTATGATCTGACAGTCCCAAGGACCGGTTCGCGGCACAACAACGATGCAGCCTCTGCGATGCGATGTCGAGGGAACAAAACAGTTACGGAGCCGACGAAAACGATGACGGACTGGCTCAAACCCTTGGACGAACCCCGCCTGAGCTAGCAGAAGTGTGCACCTTGAATAGTCCACGAACCAGGGACATGGGTCCCATCTCTTCCGACGTCAAGAAGTCGAAGACTCCAGCCCGAGTCGCATCAAAGCTTGACACATCCTGTCCCCATGTCAGGCAAAACAAACGACCCCACCACATGAAGGACGTCTCTCTGTCTTCCTTGGCCGGCCATCCCAAGTTAGCAGTCCTTAGCGTCAACCTTGGTGATCAATAAGTACAGACGAAGCCCCCAGGGCCAGCGAAGGAGGTGATCGTCTTTGCATTTCCGGCCTTCATTTCTGGAGAAGTACATTGTTTCATCGCCAAGGAGTGAGCTCATACCTCCCGTTGCCAAGCGGACCGACTctctcctccaccaccatGGCCATTGCAGCggagaccgccgccgaggcgcgcACGAAGCTGGCGTACCAGAACCGATGGAAGACACTCGCGAACAACCCTAAAATCGTTGTCATTGCTCTCTTCGCTTCGTAAGTTGGACCCAGTCAGTACCCTCGTTCTTCGATTGCAAACTGACACGTCCGGCTGCAGGTTTGGTGGTTTCGAGTATGGTGAGTACACATACACATAGAAGCTACCTCGTCCTGCGTTGTGCCATGTGTCTCTGCGACGGTGGCTAAATCGTCCAACGTCAGGTTACCAGCAAGGAGTCTTGGGCCAGTCGCTCGTCATGACACGCTTCATCGATAACTTCCCATCCGTCGTCGGGTCGTCCAGCGCAACCGGCTGGTTGACGTCCATCCTACAGCTCGGGGGTATCCTTGGCTCCGTTACCGCTGGTGTCTTTGGCGAGGTTTACTCCCGCAAGTACACCATGTTCTCGGCTTGCCTCTGGGTCATCCTTGGAAGCTATCTGTACACGGGAGCGAGCTACCACAAGCCGGAGCTTCTTTACGCCGGCCGGTTCTTCACCGGGCTCGGTGTCGGCACCTTCAGCGGTGTTGGGTAGGTTCTTTCAACAAGCTCGTGTCCATCTCGGACGCATTGGAATGTTTCCGACTCGAGCCGCAGGATGCTGACACTCATACGCTCGCAGCCCTCTATACAACGCCGAACTCGCCGCGCCCGAGATGCGCGGCTTCATTGTCTCCTTTTACCAATTCGCGACCATTCTGGGTATCATGCTAAGCTTCTGGATCGGCTACGGCAGCAACTacatcggcggcatcggcgagGGCCAGTCGGAGCTCGCATGGAGGCTTCCATCATACATCCAGGGTGTGCCggccgtcctcctcgcgctCGGTATCTGGTGGTTGCCCTTCTCGCCCCGCTGGCTTGTGAAGCAAGGCcgtgacgaggaggccgtcaagACCATCGCCTACCTCCGCAAACTTCCTGAGGACAGcgacctcgtccaggtcgagttcaaggagatcaaggccgaggccctctTCGAGCAGCGTGCGTTCCAAAAGGCGTTCCcccagctggccgagaaggagaagaccAGCGTCTGGATGCGCGAAGTGGCACAGTATTGGCGCATTGTCCGCGAATGGGCCCATTTTAAGCGAGTTGCAACCGCGTAAGTCTCCACTTTCTTTCACCTTAACATCACCACACTACAACACCACAACACCACCACATCAAAACATCGCCACTCCATCAATACTTCTCCAAACACTATATAATTAACAGCGTTATATACCTATactaaccctaaccctaaccctagTTGGTTAATAATGTTCTGGCAACAATGGAGCGGCATCGATGCTATTATATACTATGCGAGTAACGTGTTCCAGAGCCTCGGTCTCACCGGCGGAACGACTGCTCTTCTCGCTACCGGCGTCACTGGAGTCGTTTTCTTCATCAGCACTTTGCCCGCCATGGCTTTCATCGACAAGGTTGGCCGCAAGCCCATTCTGATTGTGGGTTCTCTGGTTATGCTGGTTTCCATGGTCATTCCTGGAATCATTGTGGCCAAGTTTAGCCACGACTGGCCGGGCCATCCTGTTGAGGGTTGGGTCGCTGTTGCGTTCATCTGGGTCTACATTGGGGCATTCGGTGCTTGTAAGCGCGATCTTGAATCCTGTACTGGCTCCCGATTACTGACAGACATCAGCGTGGGGTCCGGTTTCTTGGACGTTGATCTCCGAGATTTTCCCCCTTTCCATCCGTGCCAAGGGTGCTTCTATCGGCGCATCCAGCAACTGGGTAAGTATCTGTGAGATGGCCGTCTTTGGAGAGAGCAGTATTCTGACGTAGCCGCCAGCTTAACAacttcgccgtcgccttctACGTGCCCTCGATGCTCAAGAACTGGGAGTGGGGTACTtacatcttcttcgccgtgttcctcgccgccagcaTCGTGTGGGTTCACTTTTGCCTTCCCGAGACCAAGGGCGCCACCCTCGAGGAGATGGACCGCGTGTTTGGCAGCAAcacgggcgccgaggacggcatcCTGCTGGCGCAGGCGAGACGGGATGTTGGCCTGACGGAGGACCTGGAGGATAGCGCCATTcacgccgagaagaagggtcTCAGCGAGACACACCATGAGTCTGCCTAAAGCCTCCCCCATGAGATGGAAAACAGCTTGGCTTGTTACGGACTCCGATGCCAATACCGATACCAGGCCAGCTTCAGGAAGTAGTCAACGCAGAACAATGTTGACGGGAATCCGAGAAGGGGGTTCCGAATTTATTCAAGTTCTTTTGCTCTGCCCCGCGTGTGTTTCATGCTGAACATCTGTAAAGTCCACCAAAAGAGCGGTTTCTGCTCTCTCAGTTGTCCCACGTCTGATTCCCAATCTTGTCGCCCGGCACACACGGACCGGAAAACCGGCCCTCGGCCCCGTCCGGGGGATGTGGCGGGGACAAGACGGCGCCAGGGCCGTGATACGCTGGAGAAGGGCGGAGATTGCGGGACGACCAGCGATGAGATGGCTAGAAACGGAACATCATGGTAGTCTCCACGGGACGTCTTGTGTGTAGTTACTGACTAAGATGATCTCGTCACAAGCAGCCTTGTTCCATCTCCAATGCGAGTCTTGCTGTAAAATATAGGTGCGTCTCGTCGTTAAATGTCGTGACTCCCAAGAGGGCTATCTACTCCCATGATGCATGCTATGTCCTCCGACGCCGGCTCTCTCCCGAACAAGGATACTAAAATACAAGGGAACCATCTGACATATCTACAGCTTCGGGGGAATGTTGATGCCCAAATCCTTGGCAATGATAtccgccg
This genomic interval from Colletotrichum higginsianum IMI 349063 chromosome 9, whole genome shotgun sequence contains the following:
- a CDS encoding Quinate permease, with the translated sequence MTRFIDNFPSVVGSSSATGWLTSILQLGGILGSVTAGVFGEVYSRKYTMFSACLWVILGSYLYTGASYHKPELLYAGRFFTGLGVGTFSGVGPLYNAELAAPEMRGFIVSFYQFATILGIMLSFWIGYGSNYIGGIGEGQSELAWRLPSYIQGVPAVLLALGIWWLPFSPRWLVKQGRDEEAVKTIAYLRKLPEDSDLVQVEFKEIKAEALFEQRAFQKAFPQLAEKEKTSVWMREVAQYWRIVREWAHFKRVATAWLIMFWQQWSGIDAIIYYASNVFQSLGLTGGTTALLATGVTGVVFFISTLPAMAFIDKVGRKPILIVGSLVMLVSMVIPGIIVAKFSHDWPGHPVEGWVAVAFIWVYIGAFGASWGPVSWTLISEIFPLSIRAKGASIGASSNWLNNFAVAFYVPSMLKNWEWGTYIFFAVFLAASIVWVHFCLPETKGATLEEMDRVFGSNTGAEDGILLAQARRDVGLTEDLEDSAIHAEKKGLSETHHESA